The Alteribacter keqinensis genomic sequence ATCGCTGCCCAGTCTATCGGTGAGCCGGGTACACAGTTAACGATGCGTACCTTCCACACAGGCGGGGTAGCCGGAGACGACATCACTCAAGGTTTACCACGTATCCAAGAGGTATTTGAAGCCCGTAACCCTAAAGGTCAGGCTGTCATTTCCGAGATTCAGGGTGTGGTCACCGACGTGAAGGAAGTAAACGAAAAGAAAGAGATTATCGTTAAAGGTGATCTTGAAACCCGTTCTTACACAACACCATACGGCTCCCGCATGAAAGTAGAAGTGGGTACTGAAGTTAAACCGGGGCAGGAACTTACAGAAGGTTCTATTGATCCGAAAGAACTTCTCACCGTATCCGGTGTTCAAGGTGTACAGGAGTACCTTCTTCGCGAAGTACAAAAAGTATACCGCATGCAAGGGGTGGAAATTGGTGATAAGCACGTGGAAGTAATGGTTCGCCAGATGCTTCGTAAAATCCGCGTTCTTGACGCAGGGGACACAGAAGTACTTCCAGGATCCCTTATTGAAATTCACCAGTTCAACGAAGCCAACAAAGATGTGCTCCTTCGCGGCGGCACACCAGCAACAGGTAAGCCGGTTCTGCTCGGTATTACAAAAGCATCTCTTGAAACAGATTCCTTCTTATCTGCCGCCTCCTTCCAGGAAACGACTCGTGTCCTGACTGACGCAGCAATTAAAGGAAAACGAGATGAGCTTGTAGGACTGAAAGAGAACGTTATTATCGGTAAGCTTGTTCCGGCTGGTACAGGCATGCAGCGCTATAGAAAGATCAACCTTGCTATGGAAGAAGATGCACAGTCTGAAATGCCGGCGATTGAAGAAGCGACGATCCAGGATTAATCATGGGCACCCGGAGTGGCTTTTCCGCCACTCCTGTCCTGCTCAATAAAAATTCGAACAGGTTGTTGACACATGTTATCCCTAGTGATAATATATAAAAGTGCGCCTAATACCTGATGCTTTGGAGGATTATTGATGTCTTATGAAAAAGTAGTGCAGGCCAATGAACGAATAGTGGGCACGAAACAAACTTTAAAAGCACTGGAAGAACAGCAGGTTAAAGAATTAATCATTGCCGACGATGCTGATCACGGTGTACTTTCCAAAGTCCTGGCGCTAGCCGAAGACCAGGGGGTACCGATTCAGACCGTTGATTCCATGAAAAAGCTTGGAAAAGCATGCGGAATTGACGTATCAGCAGCGATTGTAGCAATTAAAAAGTAAATGGGTTTTTGCTTAAGGGGTTCACCTTCTGCGGCAAAAACTTTACTTTTGTACTTTTATGAACCACCTGGACCAGTGGACTTGAACCAAGTTGATACGAAAGGAGGAAAAACCATGCCTACAATTAACCAGTTAGTACGCAAAGGTCGCGTATCTAAAGTTAGAAAGTCCGACTCACCAGCTTTAAATAAAGGTTACAACAGCTTCAAGAAAGTTCAAACGGACTTGAGCTCACCGCAAAAGCGTGGCGTTTGTACTCGTGTTGGTACAATGACACCAAAGAAACCAAACTCCGCATTGCGTAAATATGCTCGTGTACGTCTTACGAACCAAATTGAAGTGACAGCTTATATCCCAGGAATCGGGCACAACCTTCAGGAACACAGTGTTGTCCTCATCCGTGGTGGACGAGTAAAAGACTTACCGGGGGTACGTTACCACATCGTACGTGGTGCGCTTGATACTGCCGGAGTTGAAAACCGTGCACAAGGTCGTTCCAAGTACGGAACAAAGCGTCCTAAAAAATAATTGATTAAGACAGATATAAACTACTATTAATGGATGGAAGGAGGGGACCACATGCCTCGTAAAGGACCAGTACCAAAAAGAGACGTATTACCTGATCCACTTTACAAATCGAAGCTTGTTACACGTATGATCAACCGTATGATGATCGACGGTAAAAAAGGGAAAGCACAAACGACTCTTTACAAGTCTTTCGAATTAGTAAAAGAACGTACCGGCAATGATCCTCAAGAAGTATTCGAACA encodes the following:
- a CDS encoding 50S ribosomal protein L7ae-like protein produces the protein MSYEKVVQANERIVGTKQTLKALEEQQVKELIIADDADHGVLSKVLALAEDQGVPIQTVDSMKKLGKACGIDVSAAIVAIKK
- the rpsL gene encoding 30S ribosomal protein S12, whose translation is MPTINQLVRKGRVSKVRKSDSPALNKGYNSFKKVQTDLSSPQKRGVCTRVGTMTPKKPNSALRKYARVRLTNQIEVTAYIPGIGHNLQEHSVVLIRGGRVKDLPGVRYHIVRGALDTAGVENRAQGRSKYGTKRPKK